The genomic segment CTCGCTGCTCGTTTCCCTGGGCTACGAACCCGATCTGAGATTCTCCGATGCCGCCGCAAGGAAGACTTCCACAAAGCCTTCGAGCCTGCTCATGCGGCTGGGTCTGGCTGGCTTCGCCTTTGGCAACACCATGCTGTTCAGCCTGGCGGCGTACCTGGGCCTGGATTCCTTCTCGGGACCGGCTTTCCAACAGCTCACGGGCTGGATCAGCCTCGCGCTTTCCGTGCCTGTCGTGACCTACGCGGCCGAGGACTATTGGCGGTCGGCCTGGAACGGATGGCGGCAGCGCGTCATGAACATCGACATTCCCATTGTGGCCGGCCTTGCCGCCCTGTGGTTGCAAAGCACCTATGAATGGTTCTCGAGAACCGGGGAAGGCTATTTCGATTCGCTGGCAGGTCTCGTTTTTTTCCTCCTGTGCGGCCGGTGGTTTCAAAAGCGAACCTATGACAGGATCCACTTCGACCAGGATTACCGTTCGTTCTTCCCGATGTCCGTCAGCCGGTGTGGCCCATCCGAATCCCGAATCGCGCTGAGCGAAGTGCGTGTCGGCGACCGCTTGAAGATTCGAAACGGCGAAATGATCCCCTGCGATGGCCTCCTCCTTTCGAACGCGGCGCACATCGACTACAGCTTCGTCACCGGGGAGTCCGAGCCTCAACGGAAGGACTGGGGAGCATGGCTCTTCGCGGGCGGAAAGCTGGCGGGCTCGGCCATCGAAGTGGAATGCGCCAAGCCTGTCTCCGAAAGCTACCTCACTTCCCTGTGGAACCACGAAACGTTCGCCAAAGTCAAACACGCGCGGCTCAACCCCATCACCGACGCGTACAGCCGCCGATTCACCAGGCTGGTTCTCACCCTTGCCCTCGTGACGGCGGCCTGTTGGGCGCCGTTTTCCCCGGCCATGGCCGTCAAGGCTTTCGTTTCCGTGCTGATCGTCGCCTGTCCTTGCGCACTGGCCCTGGCCGCTCCCTTTGTCTTTGGCACGGCGGTGCGCGCCCTCCACGCCCGCGGCTGGCACTTGAAAAACGGAACCGTTCTCGAATCACTCGCCCTCATCGATAGTCTGGTGTTCGACAAGACCGGCACGCTCACCGCGACCGGCGTGTCCCCGGTGCGCTGGATCGGCCCACCGCTGACCCGCGACGAATCCCAACGGATCCGATCCCTCGCCGAACAATCGCTTCACCCCCTCTCCATTCAGATCACCCGATTCCTCGCGAACGATTCGGAACCGGTGATCCTCGGGAATTACCGCGAGATTCAAGGCTGCGGCATCGAAGGCACCGTGGATGCGCTTCCCGTCGCCCTGGGATCGCGACGTTGGATCATGGACGCACTGACCCGCGAGAGGTCCGCCAGCCTGGCCGCGATGAACGAGGTGGGTGGCTCGTCCCTGGACCATGAAGTCCATGTGCTGATGGGGGGCGCTTACCGCGGCGCCTTCGTCATGGAAGCCCATCGGGCGCCCGGTCTTCAGGATCTGTTTCGCCGCCTCGAACCACGCTACGCTCTGGGCCTTCTCAGCGGAGATCAAGACCGGGAGCGTGAGTTGTTTGCCCGGCTTCTCGGCCCCCGCGCCGAACTGCGTTTCAGTCAGAGTCCCTTCGACAAGCTCGAATTCATCGCGTCTTGGCACCAGCTCGGTCGAAAGGTTTTGTTCGCCGGCGATGGTTTGAACGACGCCGGCGCCTTGAAGCAGGCCGAGGTCGGTTTGGCCGTGACCCAGGAGTCCGGTGCCTTCTGTCCGGCCAGTGACATGATCGCGGACCGCCGCCAACTCCAACACCTCGACCACCTCCTCACGTTCGCGCGGCAAAGCATCCGGATCATCCGGCAAGCCTTCGCCATTTCCGCTCTCTACAACGCGGTGGTCATCGCCATCGCGGCCTCCGGCCAGCTCTCTCCTGTGGTTTGCGCGATCCTGATGCCGTTGAGCTCGATCACCGTGGCCGCCTTTGCCGCGTCACGCACAGCTTGGGCGGCGAAGATCATTCCTGAGGCCACGGAGATCGGAAAGGCCGGCGTCGAAACACCCTTGCTCAATCCCCTGCGCGCATGAGTGTCTTGTTGTTCCTCATCCCCTTGAGCGTGTTGTTCGCCGCGGGATTCTTTGCCGCCTTCCTCTGGTCGGTGAAAAGCGGACAATACCGTGACACCGTTACTCCACCGCTCCGGGTCCTGCTCGAAGAGACAAACGTGCCCAAAAGAAAGCAAGAGAAGAGTAGTTCCAGCCGGCGCCAGCCTCAAACATAGCAACGCATGAAACAGCATACCTTCCCCAAGCCATGAGTGTGGAAACGTTCCGCTACGACAACCGCATCGTCCGCGCCTTCGCCATCGCCACCGTGGTCTGGGGCATGGTGGGTTTCAGCGCCGGACTGCTCATCGCCTGCCAGCTCTTCTGGCCCGGTCTGAATCTGAATCTCGAGTTCACCACCTTCGGACGCTTGAGGCCCTTGCACACCAACGCCGTGATTTTTGCCTTCGTCGGCAACGGCATGTTCACCGGCATCTATTATTCGCTTCAGCGCTTGTGCAAATGCCGCATGTTCAGCGATCACCTGAGCTGGATCAATTTCTGGGGCTGGCAGGCCATCATCGTGGGAGCCGCCGTCACGCTCCCCCTGGGCCTCACCTCCAGCAAGGAGTACGCGGAACTCGAATGGCCCATCGACATCGCCATTGCCGCCGTCTGGGTCGTGTTCAGCGTGAACCTCCTCGGAACCATTCTCAAACGCCGGGAGTCCCACCTCTACGTCGCCATCTAGTTCTACATCGCGCCCGCCGTCACGGTCGCCATGCTGCATATCGTCAACTCCCTCGCCATCCCCGCCGGTCTTTTCAAAAGCTACTCCGTCTTCGCCGGAGTGCAGGACGCCCTCGTCCAATGGTGGTACGCCCACAACGCCGTGGCCTTCTTCCTCACGACCCCTTACCTCGGACTGATGTACTATTTCCTGCCCAAGGCGGCGGATCGACCGGTGTTCAGCTACCGTCTCTCGATCATCCATTTCTGGGCGCTGATCTTCATCTACATTTGGGCCGGCCCCCATCACCTCATCTACACCGCCCTGCCCGATTGGGCGCAATCGCTCGGCATGGTGTTCAGCCTCATGCTCATCGCTCCCAGTTGGGGGGGCATGCTGAACGGACTGCTCACGCTGCGCGGCGCCTGGCACAAACTCCGCGAGGAACCCATGCTCAAATTCATGGTCGTCGCCGTCACCGCCTACGGTATGGCCACCCTCGAGGGTCCGATGATGTCGATCAAATCAGTCAACGCCCTCTCCCATTACACCGATTGGACCGTCGCCCACGTGCATACGGGCGCCCTTGGTTGGAACGGGTTCTTCACCTTCTCCATGCTCTACTGGCTGTTCCCGCGTCTTTACCAGACCAAGTTGTGGTCCCTCAAACTCGCCAACTGGCACTTCTGGACATCCATCCTCGGCATGATGTTCTACGTGGTGCCCATGTATTGGAGCGGCGTGACGCAAGGTCTGCTGTGGAAGCAATTCACGAACGAGGGGTTCATGCAATATCCCAACTTCCTCGAAACCGTGCTGCAGTTGATCCCGATGTACCGGCTGCGCGCCCTCGGCGGCACGCTCTACATCCTCGGCGCCGCCATCATGTGCTACAACCTCTGGCGAACCGCCCGAAGCGGCCAGTTTCTCCCCGAACAAGAGGCCCAAGCAGCCCCCCGCCCCGTCGAGACTCCAGCGCAAGCCGGCACCGGCGAACACGCTCATCCTTATCGCCATCGCTGGCTGGAAGCGAGACCCCTCACCCTGACGGCCCTCGCCCTCGTCGCCGTGGCCATCGGCGGCCTGGTCGAAATCATCCCGCTCTACCTCATCAAGGAGAATGTCCCCACCCTCTCCTCCGTGAAACCCTACACCCCGCTCGAAGTCCTCGGACGCGATCTCTATATCCGGGAAGGCTGCGTGGGATGCCACTCGCAAATGATCCGCCCCTTCCGCGGCGAAACCGAACGTTACGGCGAATATTCCAAGGCCGGCGAATTCGTCTATGATCATCCCTTCCTGTGGGGTTCCAAGCGAACCGGACCCGATCTCCACCGCATCGGCGGGAAATACCCGGACGCTTGGCATTACAACCACATGGACGACCCGCAATCCACCTCCCCCGGATCGATCATGCCGGGTTATCCGTGGCTCCTGACGAAAAACATGGACACCAACTCTCTGCCGTCCCGACTCAAAGCTCTGCGCAAAGTCGGGGTTCCCTATCCCTCCGGATACGAACACGGCCCGGCGCAAAAAGAATTATCGGATCAAGCAGCCAGGATCGTGGCCAATCTCAAACAAGGCATGATTACCAATGTCCCGCCTCAACGGGAAATCATCGCCCTGATCGCCTACCTCCAAAGGCTCGGCACCGATATCAAGCCCGCCGCCACGGCGCCCGCTTCCATCCCCGTCGCAGCCCGCTAACCCCTCATCCCACGCTTGTCATGATCAAA from the Verrucomicrobiota bacterium genome contains:
- a CDS encoding HAD-IC family P-type ATPase, with translation MIATEASSTCAEPASLNPVRHACAHFGNPCPPRSQPSPGHAFCCSGCAAVYALIQEHGLDDYYRLKDRRGVPAPQRGEAGRFDFLNQPEVLRQWADYVDPGRVRVTMRLPAIHCIACLWLLENLGRLHPGILTSRVEFARKELSVDFDPAKLSCSQLASLLVSLGYEPDLRFSDAAARKTSTKPSSLLMRLGLAGFAFGNTMLFSLAAYLGLDSFSGPAFQQLTGWISLALSVPVVTYAAEDYWRSAWNGWRQRVMNIDIPIVAGLAALWLQSTYEWFSRTGEGYFDSLAGLVFFLLCGRWFQKRTYDRIHFDQDYRSFFPMSVSRCGPSESRIALSEVRVGDRLKIRNGEMIPCDGLLLSNAAHIDYSFVTGESEPQRKDWGAWLFAGGKLAGSAIEVECAKPVSESYLTSLWNHETFAKVKHARLNPITDAYSRRFTRLVLTLALVTAACWAPFSPAMAVKAFVSVLIVACPCALALAAPFVFGTAVRALHARGWHLKNGTVLESLALIDSLVFDKTGTLTATGVSPVRWIGPPLTRDESQRIRSLAEQSLHPLSIQITRFLANDSEPVILGNYREIQGCGIEGTVDALPVALGSRRWIMDALTRERSASLAAMNEVGGSSLDHEVHVLMGGAYRGAFVMEAHRAPGLQDLFRRLEPRYALGLLSGDQDRERELFARLLGPRAELRFSQSPFDKLEFIASWHQLGRKVLFAGDGLNDAGALKQAEVGLAVTQESGAFCPASDMIADRRQLQHLDHLLTFARQSIRIIRQAFAISALYNAVVIAIAASGQLSPVVCAILMPLSSITVAAFAASRTAWAAKIIPEATEIGKAGVETPLLNPLRA
- the ccoS gene encoding cbb3-type cytochrome oxidase assembly protein CcoS; this translates as MSVLLFLIPLSVLFAAGFFAAFLWSVKSGQYRDTVTPPLRVLLEETNVPKRKQEKSSSSRRQPQT